The nucleotide window AAAGCACTATCCTTTTCTATGACACGTATTAATTACTAGTATTAGCTTTTTTACAGCGTTTTAATAATAATAATACCCCTCCAAAGAGTGCAGCTGGTCCATTGCTGACATGGCACACCCATCTCTTCCAAAACACCCTATCGCCCCCCTGCCTCGAGCTGCCATCCGATGAACCAGCAAAACCGTGGACGAGCACCGCCGGTATTCTGCTCCCGAATTCCACAGATTTCCACTCCCCACTCCCAAAGTCCCGATACTTTATAGCCGGCGACAACAAACCCAGCAAAATCCCATCTCTCAACCCAGTGAATCTGCTTCCCCTTTCCCTTGTCTGAGATCTCAGCCCGAGCCTGCACGCCGCAACTTCCACCGGAATCCTCCCCTCCTAGCCGCAGCGTCGCCGGATTGATTCAGAAGGTGGTATATCTGGATTGGATTCTTTCATTTATTTCTTGGTTCTTGTCGTGTTCTTGCTCGGAAAGATAGGATCTTGCCGCCGCTGGGCCGTCCCTGATTCCTCGGTGGTTCCTGTTTTTGCAGGCATTCTTGGTGGCCGGAGAAGCAGTCTTTGGTCCTCTGCTCGAGGTAATGGCAGCGGATAAGATTTGCTTTGGATGCGGGGGGTGTTATTTTAGACTATAAATACAGTATAAAGGCACAGCGCTCTGGCTTTGTGTTATCTTGTCTAGCTTATTTTAACTGAGAAAGTAAAGGGGGTCTAAATCAATGTTACCATGCTCTGCATTAACTACTACTAGTAGCATATTTTGTTTCAGTACAGCAAAGTTTAATGGAGTGCGAACTGCTAAGTGTTCTATTTAGGTCGAAACTCTTTGTTTTGTGGGCTGTTGTCCCCATTACTGTATTCAGTGAATAATGTGATTGTTTAGCAGTTGATGGCCTCCTTTTTTACTTTGTTTTTCTGTTATAATGTGATTTGATTTCTCACCATTTCAACTGATTGATTCCATGCAAGCCATTTAACTTTGCACTGTGAATTTGTAGCTTGCTTCTTCCTTTAAAATTTCTCAATTTACATTGACCCGTTGCAATGAGGAAAAACATACTGGATATCTATTGGGAGGGAGAGGTTGTTGCTTGTTTGTGCAAGTTTGATTTCTGCTGTAAAATGCTTAATTTAAACTGTTATTTCCTTTCATGCATGTTATCTACAAAAAAAATCTCAGTTATATGCAGGAGTGGTTAATTAGATACTCAAGTACATGCCATATGTGTGAATCGTTGGTTATATATGCATACTGCCCTAATTCTTGTTATTTGGATTTGCTGACAGAAGAATATAACTGTTATTCAGATCATCATCAAACATGTCGCTGCTATCGAAGTTACGGTTGGTCACTGTGGATGTGACTGGTACTCTGCTTGCTTACAAAGGACGGCTTGGTGATTACTACTGCATGGCTGCTAAGGCTGCCGGAAAGCCATGCCCTGATTATGATCGAATGCATGAAGGCTTCAAGCTTGCATACACTGAGATGGCAAGGAAATACCCATGCTTTGGATTTGCGGCAAAGATGCCAACGATCGAATGGTGGAGGATTTGCGTTAAGGATTCATTTGTTAAGGTAAAGCCGTTTTGCAGATATGGAATTTTTTTCAGGAATTAGTGTTGACCTTTTCATTTTCCTAGTTATCTGATTGCTCAATTTATACTACAGGCTGGCTATGATTACGATGATGAGACATTTGAGAAAGTGTTCAAGCGTATTTATTCTGCCTTCGGCTCCTCTGCGCCATACTCAGTGTTTCCTGATGCACAGCCCTTCATGAGAGGGCTGAGGGAGAAGGGTATCACAGTTGGCATCGTCAGCAATGCAGAGTACCGTTACAAAGAGGTCATCTTGCCTGCGTTAGGGCTGAATCAGGTTTGATAACATTAGAGACGACAGTCACAACCTTTTCAGCCATTTGTCGTCTTATAAAAGCAGTCACCTGATGCATGTCTTAGCTGTGCATCTAGGGCTCGGAGTGGGACTTCGGGGTGTTCTCAGGCATCGTCGGCGTCGAGAAGCCCGACCCAACGATCTACAAGATCGCGCTAGAGATGGCGGGGAACGTCGCACCAGAAGAGGCGCTCCACATTGGCGACAGCTACCGCAAGGACTATGTCCCCGCACGAAGCATCAGGATGCACGCGCTGCTCCTGGACCGATTCAAGACCGCCGAAGCCGAGAGCTGGAGGAAGTCTGGCGCACCGGTCCTCCCTGACCTCGAGGCCGCGCAGGCATGGCTCACCAAGAACCCGACCGAGGAACCCGCTGAGGAGCCACTAGGGGCCGCGCTGCTGCGCAGGATGGCCGAGAAGCTCTGAATCTCGCCCCTGGGATAGTTCCTGTTGTGCTCTTGCTGGGCAGTGAGGGAGCCAAGGAGAAGGGATGTGTTGTAGTGATGGTTCACTGGCCTGTTTAGCTAGCTGGAGCTACTTGAACTCTGGTAGTAGCTTCGGGTACTGTTGCTGACTGCTGAATGTGGCAAGTGATTCAGTCGTGCGACGAACATCTTG belongs to Triticum urartu cultivar G1812 chromosome 7, Tu2.1, whole genome shotgun sequence and includes:
- the LOC125519204 gene encoding haloacid dehalogenase-like hydrolase domain-containing protein 3, whose protein sequence is MSLLSKLRLVTVDVTGTLLAYKGRLGDYYCMAAKAAGKPCPDYDRMHEGFKLAYTEMARKYPCFGFAAKMPTIEWWRICVKDSFVKAGYDYDDETFEKVFKRIYSAFGSSAPYSVFPDAQPFMRGLREKGITVGIVSNAEYRYKEVILPALGLNQGSEWDFGVFSGIVGVEKPDPTIYKIALEMAGNVAPEEALHIGDSYRKDYVPARSIRMHALLLDRFKTAEAESWRKSGAPVLPDLEAAQAWLTKNPTEEPAEEPLGAALLRRMAEKL